From Balaenoptera ricei isolate mBalRic1 chromosome 5, mBalRic1.hap2, whole genome shotgun sequence:
GCAACTACAAAACACAGAAAGCGGCAACACTGTGTCagcccacctcctcccagccccgCTGACTGCTGTGCAAGCTGTCCAGAGTCGAGCAGTTTCTGGCCAGGCCCATTCACTACTCTTCAGCTGGTGAGACTTCTACCCCGACCCTTAATCACGTTCGGGACCCGCCGCATTTCTTAGGTCTTCTCTCCTCTGAGCTTCCCCCGTCTCTTCTTCCAGAAGGCCCAGAGCCTTGATCTTACAACTAAAATAAGTTTCCAAGCCCCGAGAATAAGAAGCGCCATAACATTTGCGGGAGCGTCTCCCGGCAATTCCGAAGAGGGACTAAACTCTTCTCGAAGAATCGAGGCGCCTGCAATCACTCTCCCTCATCGCTAATTTGCACCGATTCCATTGAAACACGCTCAAGATAACACCTCACTTGCCGCAAGTGCTCTGTTCCCGAGTTTTCCCCCTCGTTTCTTCTTAAAGTACAGCCGCGTTCCCCATCCCCCAATGGACGAAGTGACCCAAGGAGGAGTAATTCCGAAATTATACTCCCCCCAATGGCAAGGCTCTCCCTCCAGGCTgagccttcctttcctctcacGACCCCATTCCTTCCGCCCCATGGGTTACCTTATTAATCCGTTTCAGCGCCATAGTCTGTGCTTTTCGTCTGGCTCTTCACTATCTTGGTGTGTGTTCAAAGTTCCGGCCAAAACTCTTGATTATCCCGGCGGCTGGGAAGGATTGTCTCTTGGTCTCACACCGGCTCTGCCAGACACAGGCGCCTTTTGCAAAAACGGAGCAGATCAGCACTCGCACAGGCCCCGCAGAGACCCTGACGAGTCCAAGTCCCTCAAAAACGGTCGCGAtccggggtgggtggggtggcaaAGCCACCGACAGCCTCTATGCCGTGCTTCGGCCCGAAGAGGGGGCGAGGGTGCCGGGAAGAGCGGAGGGGTGGCTCCAACTTTGACTTCCCGGCCTCTCGAAAGGAAGAGACCCGGGTGGGAAAGGAAGAGGCGTAGGAGAAAGGGGTGGGTGCGGGGCAGGGTCCGGGGCCCAGCAGAGGAGGAGCCGGGGCCTAGTCGGCGCTACGCCGGCGTCACTAGGGCAAAGAAAggcaaggggggaggggagaacaggagactCCGGACTGACGCCCGGCTTCTTTCGGCCTCTGCTCAAAAGTGCggacggggaggggaaggaaataaAGCAGAGGCTAGATGTGTACCGCTGTCCCCGCAGCTAGAGCTATTCTGTGTCACCCCTGACGCCACCATACACTCCGCCTTCCAGCGCGCTCCCGCGCGCGCCCGCCCGCCCAGCCACCGCCACCACGCGCCCGAGCTGCCCCTGAGGCTCCGGCTTAGGTGGGAGGACGcgcccattccccctcccccttaaaCAGGAGAGGCCCCGGCGTCCCCAGCTTTCCCACCCTACCCCACCCAACAGGCTGGTCACTCAAGCCACAGAAGGCCTGTATTTCCCTCCTTACCCGACCGGCCAGTGGGCcggcctcccttcccttcccctagcCGTCCACACCCACGCGTACAGAGGGGCCGGGGCCTCCCTCAAGCTGCGGCCTCGGCCTCCTCCCCGCGCGGCAGCTGGTGCCTCCCCGGCCCTTCGGGGCTCACGCGCACGACACAGCCACAAGATGTCCGCTCTGACGGAACTACTGCCAGCTGCCACGctccgcccctcccccctcctcctgcctcttcaCCGCCGCGTATCAGTCCGCCAACGCCGCCGTCGCGAGCACAGCACGAATCTAAGGGCGAAAGAGGACGGTTTGCTCCCCACGTCCTGGGCCGAGCGTATGTGTGCCAacccccttctccttcttttcGGAACAGCACCTTCTTACTAAACAGATCGGAGGTTGGACTGGGAGGGCGGGGGCCGGAGGCGGGTCatgggctggggggaagggtagACGAGCGGCGGAAACCCTTAGACTCAGAGAAGCATCGAGAACCGGAAGGAGACCATGGGAGGAAGGTAATGGAAGCGGCAGCTGCGCGGTCGAGCCCCACGCCCCTCCCGACAGCGTCCCCCAATTTCCTCACTTGGTATTGAGGAGGCGAATCTCGCGAGAATCTCGTGGCTGGCTACCAGGATCTGTAGCGCTGCAATGACTTAAGGGCAGTTTTGTGCACTCTTCCTGATAGGGGCCCGCCTCCAAATCCACAAATTCTCGCGAGATGCAATGGGGCACCGGATCGACCTGGGGCGGGCCGTCGCCGGGAAGCACCGCCCCTGAATGCTTACgttggtgggagggagaggaaatggaGTTCCCGGGACTGGTAAGAGCGCGCGTCGACACACCCTTCTGTCAGGCGCCCAGTCAGGAATGTGCTGTGGGAGGTACTATGGGTTAATTACTGGATACCTTTAGTCTACGTTGACTCGGGCTTTTGAAGTTTCCGGTGCAGCAGGTGAGCGAAATTGGCTCGCCTGCCGGCCTGGGCTGGTTAACCTGTGGGAGGAGTCGCCCCTCAAAATGGGAACAGTTATTTCAAATAGAACTGGGCAGGCGGCTGAGCATTGCTCCCACGTGCGGAATCCTAGTGCTATTCTGACCCTAGGGCCTAGAGGGTCAGCCCTGAGAAGAGAGTGTCCATTGACCAGACCCCAGAATTAGAGCAGCCTAGAAATCAAGCTCAACTGTGAATTGATTAGGAGGGAGGGTAGGGAGATTGGGACGGGCTGTTTACTTGCCTCTGTAATCAACGATCACCATCGCTAAGGTTTAGGTATGGGAGTCGGCTTAATACCTTTTTGTTCTGTTGCTGTGTTTCAATCCCTAGAGCCAGAAAGTTGCAAAACTCATTCAAGAAATAAGAGTTTGGGGTCCGAAAAACTCAGTACTTACTGAAATGTCCAGGGGGAGAAATACAGTGTTTTATTATGCCGGTGAAAACGATGGAGAGGTGATTTTGCTTTCTGGTATATCATACTTAGGGCACAGGGTAgtaagattaatttttaaagggaatTGAAAAGTAAGAACTGACCTGCTTATGGTTTTCTAACGTTCCTTAATGACCCCATTTAAGGGAGTGGAGATCTTTaagaattaaatggaaatataaatttgttttttaaatatacttgactttttaaaagggaAAGCAGGAAGCTATTTCCTCTTACAAGAAAGTATTACTTAATAAAAACGTATTAAGTCTGTGgtaaatttgtattatttaagTGACCATAACAGCATCACTAGAGCAATTAGTGAAACAGTACTTCTCAAAGTAGTATCTTGGAATCACCTAGGACTTGTTCGAAATGCTGATTTTGATTTAGTAGGCcaggggtggagcctgagattctgtaATTCTAACAAGATACAGGTTACTCAGAGGACCACCCTGTGAGCACCAGAGCGCTCACCTCATGGCCTGCTGGAcacctctgccccctccttctTTCCTGAATAAGCTtccttttgttctctcttttaaCCAGTCTAATACAGTAGAAACACAGGATTAGACAATTGGAGTGAAAGAAGAAATGCAGGCTTGAGTTCTTGTTCCACTGCTTCCCATTTGTGTGATATTGGTGTGGTTACCTAGTTTCTTCAACACTAAAGTAGGTATAATAATAGCTGTCCTTTCTCAGGGTTATCGTATGCTTCAAATGTCATAATGGATGTAAAAGGGCACTGTAGACTACAGTGCTGTATAAATGTAAGTTATTAGTCGGTCAAACGTTAGCTGGCCATAGTGTGAAACAAAtctataagaataataataaatataagtaatattTATGGAACATTTATAACGTACCAGGTACAGTGCTTATTAACCTCTtttcacaaataaagaaattgatgcacagagagattaagttactgtcccaaggtcacaaagctgatAAATAGCAGAAGTAGAATTTGAACCCATGCAGTTAATGTCAGAGTATTTATTGAATGGAGTATTTATTGTCTCTTAATTTAGAAAGTGGGAGGGTAGGATGTTTTAGATTTCTACTTTCAATGCTATCCGAAGCTAATTTTATTTGACTTATTTCTCCCtctatttgttttgctctttcaaaAGCCAAGTACAAGGATGGTAGGAAACATTCCTACCTACTTAGAGGGAACTCACAATATCCAGGAGGTCCAAGAAGAAAAGCCCTAGAGAAGCTAATTTGTACTACCCTAATCTAAACAAGCTTTGGTATGAAAGTATAATGGACCACATCAATGCTCTGAATTAACAGAGCACAGAAAAGAGACAAATTTGAGGTCAGCTTTCTTGACTGTTTTTGAGCCACAAACCACATTAGCAGTCTGGTGAAGCCATGGACTCTTCTCAGAATTAtgcttttaaatgtataaaatgaggcttccctagtggtgcagtggttgagagtctgcctgccaatgccggggacacgggttcgagccctggtctgggaagatcccacatgccgcggagcaactaggcccatgagccacaactactgagcctgcgcgtctggagcctgtgctccacaacaagagaggccgcgacagtgagaggcccgcgcaccgcgatgaagagtggcccctgctcgccaaaactggagaaagccctcgcacagaaacgaagacccaacacagccaaaaataaataaataaataaatttaaatgtataaaataaaattcatagcattacaaaagaaaaaaatttgaaacaagCTCAAAATATTCAAGGAAAACAAACTTTTGATATAGgaatatatgggctttattaacACTGTAAGATCTAGTGTTGGGTCTAATAAAGACcaaatttttgaaataatgatGAACATAAAATTTCCAGAGTTTGCAACAGCTGTAATGTGATATAAAGGATCTGTGATTCCTATTGGAGATACAGACATAGGTGCAGCTGTTTGCTGCTTTCAGTCATAATTGAAGGAAATGCTAATTTTCAGTTAGAGattagtaaaaataaagatgtaattctttttttcccaatttcACACACCCCCTGAATTCTATTCATGGACTTAATGTTAAAAAACCTTAGGTGGAATCAAGTAGGCATATTACTGTTGGTAAGCTTTGAAAGGATTGTGACATTTTAACATGGAAATATAATTGATATTCATAATAATAgtgatttattaagaaaaagtttaCCACTAGTATACTCTTGTTAAGAAGGAATGGAAGTGTGTAATAGTGTAGGAAATAAATTCatcccatttgttgatttcttttttttttggatacctATAAAAGTACCCTATAGAAAATTTACCTATCCAGAATGATTCATTTCCCAAGCATTCTGGATAACTTAGGTTTTACTGTATCACTCTTACTTATTTGTAAATGCCTTTACAAATAAGACGTGGTGGaagaattacaaaatgaaaataataaccaaagatgaaagaaattaaaatactgtgtatttaaaattcttaataacaagggttaataattattatttgatGTACTGTGTGCTGGGCCCTTTAATCCCCATTACACAGATGAAACATTCAAGGTCATACAATTACTAAGTAATacagccaggatttaaacctagGCAGTCTGACCTCAAagctctcactcttttttttaaattgaaatatagttgaaaaGCTCTCACTCTTAACTACtaaggtgtttattttttttactcttcGACTGTTAGCCAACTTTAATTTGCCCACTAGTGTAACAAATACATATTCACTGCCTCAAAATATTTTCACCCAGTGTCtaacaggaattaaaaaaaaatttttttttgaagtatagttgatttacaatgttgtgttataaaAGGAATTTTCTAAATTCTTCCTTTGCTGTGGTATTGCTTATAACCAACACTACCTTTAAAATAAGTGGGCTATCAGTTGGGGCTAGAAAATAGTTTGTTTTACAGAAATTTTTGTTGTAATGGAATTTTGCTTAGAAGATGAAGAAATCCACTCATGCCTTTTCCTGCCCTACAAACATACTTTCATATCTGaaattaaacatttgttttatagTGGTGctactgtattttttatattgaccACTGTCAGGGTTGTATGCAAGAAATTATTGCATATAAATAAATCCTAATATATGAAGTTCTAGATTATCTTTGCCTAATGGAGGCAAGTGATTATGAAAtcccaaattcatttttatttggcaCCGAAGTGAATTTATTGGTTGACTATGCTTTCTATTTGTTTGTATTTACACTAGCATACTTACATTTCTACTCAGTTTTgctaacattaaaattaaaacgaCCATGGCCTAGAAGTATGTTGATGTTTTAAGAGGCAGTTTAGGATCAGCTCAAACTTTAGAACACTATTCACATATCTGGTATTATAGAGAACCCACTTTACAGTTGCATTTGACCTATTTGAATTACGATGATAGAAATGTCCCcatctgaaaaaaaggaaaataatcatttttttatatagcagtgtGCAGTATGCTAAAAAAGATTATGGTTTTATATATTGAAAGAAACATTTACATTCAGAAGTTAAAAAGGTGCAAAAATGTTGAAGAGATAGCTAAACCAATCCCTTCCTTCTTAATGAATATTATATTGAAGTCTTTCTAATTATGGTAGATCAGATTTTCTTGCATGAAGTGTCATAAAACTGGAGAAGAAtataaagaatgaagaaaattagCATAAAAGTGGCAATGGAATAACTAATCCAAATTATGAAGTCCTAATATTATATGAATGCATCAGTGAAGCTACATTATTGTAATGTGAGTACAGGGGCTAATTAAAACCTACTTGTGAATAAACATCGTTAGCGTAGACTAGTACATATACTTATGTTATTAATATTACAGCTATATTTTCAGATCTTTGTAACTTTGtcacagaatattttttttcttattgaagtatagttgatttacagtgttgtgttagtttctggtgtacagcaaagtgattcagttatacatctatatacACACTTTTTCATTACGGTTTATtttgggatattgaatatagttccctgtgctatacagtaggaccttgttctttatctatttcgtatatagtagtttgtctgctaatcccaaactcctaagttatccctcccccaccacctttgccctttggtaaccataagtttgttttctgtgtctgtgtttctgttttgtaaataacttcatttgtgtcatattttaggttctacatataagtgatatcatatggtatttgtctttctctttctgacttacttcacttagtatgataatctctgggtccatccatgttgctgcaaatggcattatttcattctttttaatggctgagtagtattccattgtgtgtatataccacatcttctttatccattcatctgtcgatggacatttaggttgcttccatgtattggctattgtaaatagtgctgctgtgaacactggggtgtatgtatcttttcgaattatagttttccctgggtatatgcacagtagtgggattgctggatcatatggcagctctacttttagctttttaaggaaactccatactgttttccagtggctgcaccaatttacattcccaccaacagtgtaggagggttcccttttctccacaccctctccagcatttatttgtagactttttaatgatgcccattctgacttaTGTTGTTACAGAATTTTATAACTTGCTAAGGACACTGGCTCTAACACAGTTTatgccattttattaatttaattaaattataaatgctATGGTCCAGATTTAATATAAAACTATGAATATACAAAATGCATGTTTACAAATTCTACTTGGAATAGGAAATATGGAACCCAACTCAACCAaatgtttttcatattatttgcATAAAAATCAAATTAGTCTTTATACCTTACCActtcagaatttcattttaatgatCAAGACAAGTGAGTGTGGTTTAGGAAACTACTTTATTTCATACTGAGAACATCATTTTGACCTTAAGATGGTTTTTGGCACATAATGAACCAAGCCCAAATattaaagctaaaaataaatttgagcaTTTTCCATGTAAAAACTtgtatacatgaatgttcagagtattattcataatagccaaaaagtagaaacaacccaaatgtccatcagctaataaatggataaataaaatgtggcatatccatatgatggaatagtATTAGttaataagaaagaacaaaacactGATACTGCTGCAACATGTATCTTGAAGCTTGAAAATATTCTGCTAagggaaaaaagccagacacaaaaggccatgtactgtatgattccattcatatgaaatgacTAGCAGATTACTGGTTACCTGGGACTAGGGgcagggaaaatggggagtgactgctaatgagtatgtGGTCTTTTTTAGCGgaaggtgatgaaatgttctgaaGTTAGATAATGGTGTTGattacacaactctgtgaatattctaaaatccactgaactgtacactttaaaagagtgaattttatggtatgtgaattatctcaatatagatattttttatatataaatttactttatttcatttttggctgcgttgggtcttcgttgctgcgcgcgggctccctccagttgcggcgagcgggggccactccccgccgcggtgcgcggacctttcATCGCGGCGGCCCCCGCCCACTCCGGCGCACGGGCTCAacagctgtggcgcatgggcccaggcgctccgcggcatgtgggatcctcccggaccaggggtcgaacccccgtcccctgcatcggcaggcggaccctcaaccactgcgccacccgggaagccctagattttaaaaaactaatgaaTTAGAATTAAAATGTGATATCAGTCTGGAAACTTACtactaaatattttcaatatctcATACTTTTCCGGTTACTGATGATAAGATggcatcctatttttttttcatccttttaaaatgtaaaaaatttacaGCCAGCAAGAGGTTCTTCTTCAGTACAAACAACAGTGTAATTTAGATTTGGTTTTAACATAATAATAAGCATTTGCTGTCAAGTAGTCTTAAATTTGGAGATATTTTCATCAATGTTATTTGCTTTATAAAACATagtgattaaaattaattttaaacagcattatattgggacttccctggcagtccagtggttaagactccacactcccaaagcaggggacgagggttccattcctggttggggaactaagatcccccggCATGCCGCGTGGCTGGGCCAAAAAT
This genomic window contains:
- the LOC132366768 gene encoding uncharacterized protein LOC132366768 — protein: MPCFGPKRGRGCREERRGGSNFDFPASRKEETRRAPARARPPSHRHHAPELPLRLRLSTFLLNRSEVGLGGRGPEAGHGLGGRVDERRKPLDSEKHREPEGDHGRKGPASKSTNSREMQWGTGSTWGGPSPGSTAPECLRWWEGEEMEFPGLSQKVAKLIQEIRVWGPKNSVLTEMSRGRNTVFYYAGENDGEPSTRMVGNIPTYLEGTHNIQEVQEEKP